The following coding sequences are from one Lolium rigidum isolate FL_2022 chromosome 6, APGP_CSIRO_Lrig_0.1, whole genome shotgun sequence window:
- the LOC124668349 gene encoding vacuolar cation/proton exchanger 1a-like — MDHSGAAMMEAGGAPTRKESGRLPSRHGSHPHGHSGLARTAHGMSSSSLRKKSDATLVRKVPVASLRPVLANLQEVLLGTKLAVLFLAVPLAVAAQCFRFGQVWVFALSLIGLVPLAERVSFLTEQLALYTGPTIGGLLNATCGNATELIIALFALVEGKIEVVKCSLLGSVLSNLLLVLGTSLFCGGIKNLGSEQPYDRKQADVNTGLLVLGVLCQSLPLLLRYAVSSGEHAVATDTTVLELSRACCFIMLLAYVAYLFFQLKTHRQLFEPQEVEGGEEEEEEAVLGFGSALFWLILMTVVIAVLSEYVVGTIEPTSKSWGLSVSFISIILLPIVGNAAEHAGAIIFALKNKLDITLGVALGSATQISMFVVPLSVLVAWIMGIQMDLDFKLLETGSLFISVLVTAFTLQDGTSHYLKGVLLLLCYVVIGACFFVTRQPAHNANSNGILLDVPMGPMNVQIA, encoded by the exons ATGGATCACTCCggagcggcgatgatggaggcgggcGGCGCGCCGACGAGGAAGGAGTCCGGGCGCCTCCCGTCGCGGCACGGCAGCCACCCGCACGGCCACAGCGGGCTCGCCCGGACGGCGCACGGCatgtcctcctcgtcgctgcgcaAGAAGTCGGACGCCACGCTGGTGCGCAAGGTCCCCGTCGCCTCGCTCCGCCCGGTCCTGGCCAACCTCCAGGAGGTCCTCCTCGGCACCAAGCTCGCCGTGCTCTTCCTCGCCGtcccgctcgccgtcgccgcccagTGCTTCCGCTTCGGCCAG GTATGGGTGTTCGCCCTTAGTCTAATCGGCCTTGTTCCTCTCGCTGAGCGAGTTAGCTTCCTCACAGA GCAGCTTGCACTCTACACTGGCCCCACTA TCGGCGGGCTCCTGAACGCAACCTGCGGCAACGCGACGGAGCTCATCATCGCGCTGTTCGCGCTGGTGGAGGGTAAGATCGAGGTTGTCAAGTGCTCGCTGCTCGGCTCCGTGCTCTCTAACCTGCTCCTCGTCCTTGGTACCTCCCTTTTCTGCGGCGGCATCAAGAACCTCGGCTCCGAGCAGCCCTACGACAGG AAGCAAGCGGACGTGAACACGGGCCTGCTGGTCCTGGGCGTGCTGTGCCAGtcgctgccgctgctgctccgctacGCGGTGAGCTCCGGCGAGCACGCCGTGGCCACTGACACCACGGTGCTGGAGCTATCCCGGGCCTGCTGCTTCATCATGCTCCTCGCCTACGTCGCCTACCTCTTCTTCCAGCTCAAGACGCACCGCCAGCTCTTCGAGCCGCAGGAGGTGGAGggcggtgaggaggaggaggaggaggccgtcctcgGCTTCGGGAGCGCCCTCTTCTGGCTCATCCTCATGACCGTCGTCATCGCAGTGCTCTCCGAGTACGTCGTCGGCACCATCGAGCCCACCTCCAAGTCATGGGGACTCTCCGTCAGCTTCATCAGCATCATCCTGCTCCCCATCGTTGGCAACGCCGCGGAGCACGCCGGAGCCATCATCTTCGCGCTCAAGAACAAGCTCGACATCACCCTCGGGGTGGCCTTGGGGTCGGCGACACAGATCTCCATGTTCGTG GTGCCATTGAGTGTCCTTGTCGCTTGGATCATGGGCATCCAGATGGATCTCGACTTCAAGCTGCTAGAGACCGGCTCCCTGTTCATCTCGGTGCTAGTTACAGCATTCACCCTCCAG GATGGCACATCGCATTACCTCAagggggtcctcctcctcctgtgcTACGTTGTCATCGGCGCTTGCTTCTTCGTTACCAGACAACCAGCAC ATAATGCAAACAGCAACGGCATCCTGCTAGATGTACCAATGGGTCCCATGAACGTCCAGATCGCATAA